The sequence GCGCTCGAAGGCCGGGTCGACCACGTCGAAGTACCCCCGGCGGGCGGCGCGCCCGAACGCGATGACGGGCTGGATGAACGACAGGGGCGTGCCGATGGAGCCGAGGACCCAGGTGAGCACCGCGTCGCCGAGCTGGACGACCGTCAACGGCTGTCCGCTCACCTCGGCGTAGAGGTCGGCCAGGTCGCGTGCGGACAGGGCCTCGGACCCGGTGATCTCGTAGGTCCTGCCGGCGTGGCCGTCGGTCGTGAGGGTGATCGCGGCCGCCTCGGCGCAGTCTTGGCGCGAGATGAAGGCGATGCGCCCGTCGCCGAGGTTCGTGACCAGCCGGTGGTTCCTGACCGCCACCGCGGCGGGTGCGAGCTGCAGCTCGGCGAAGCTTCCGAACCGCAGCACCGTCCAGGACAGCCCGCTGCGGTGGAGGATCGCCTCGGTCTGGCCCGCCTCCCGGGCGATGGCGCCGATCGGATTCCTGGCTTCGGGTTTGACGTGTGACGTGAACACCACGTGGCCGACCCCG comes from Candidatus Dormiibacterota bacterium and encodes:
- a CDS encoding NAD(P)H-binding protein; this encodes MRVIVTGAAGHIGRLVAEQLLERIPPEQLILVTRRPEALREFSARGAEVRHGDFDRPASLRDAFAGGHRMLLISTDALGGRARQHGAALDAAAAAGVGHVVFTSHVKPEARNPIGAIAREAGQTEAILHRSGLSWTVLRFGSFAELQLAPAAVAVRNHRLVTNLGDGRIAFISRQDCAEAAAITLTTDGHAGRTYEITGSEALSARDLADLYAEVSGQPLTVVQLGDAVLTWVLGSIGTPLSFIQPVIAFGRAARRGYFDVVDPAFERLTGHPPVTLRAVLIAQRGDLLAAA